A window of the Methanoculleus horonobensis genome harbors these coding sequences:
- a CDS encoding PrsW family intramembrane metalloprotease: protein MVVEPLVILSLALAPGVFWAWYFYRRDKFEPEPKALIVKIFLLGVLVTFPVAFVEGFFGLFIVSPLIMGAVIAPIVEEYGKFAVVRRFAYPNPEFDEPMDGIVYAAAAALGLATLENVLYVFTAYLTSPALALSTIAVRAIFSVPGHALFAGVWGYALGRAKFTAAERRPTIVLQGLLLGMVLHGIFNFLLFSAEIFAYAIAVFILVLTPGLWILANRNIRQALDHGDR from the coding sequence ATGGTCGTCGAACCGCTGGTGATCCTTTCTCTGGCGCTGGCGCCGGGGGTCTTCTGGGCGTGGTACTTCTACCGCAGGGACAAATTCGAGCCCGAACCAAAGGCGCTGATCGTGAAGATCTTCCTCCTCGGCGTCCTCGTCACGTTCCCCGTCGCCTTCGTCGAAGGCTTCTTCGGCCTCTTCATCGTATCCCCACTGATCATGGGCGCCGTCATCGCGCCCATCGTCGAGGAGTACGGCAAGTTTGCGGTCGTGCGCCGGTTCGCCTATCCAAACCCCGAGTTCGACGAACCGATGGACGGCATCGTCTACGCCGCAGCCGCCGCCCTCGGTCTCGCAACGCTTGAGAACGTCCTCTACGTCTTTACGGCATACCTGACGTCGCCGGCGCTTGCCCTCAGCACGATCGCCGTCCGCGCGATCTTCTCGGTCCCCGGGCATGCGCTCTTTGCCGGCGTATGGGGCTACGCCCTCGGCAGGGCCAAGTTCACGGCCGCGGAACGGCGGCCGACGATCGTCCTTCAGGGACTTCTGCTCGGGATGGTGCTGCACGGTATCTTCAACTTCCTGCTCTTCTCTGCCGAGATCTTCGCCTACGCCATCGCCGTCTTCATCCTGGTCCTGACGCCGGGGCTCTGGATCCTTGCGAACCGAAACATCAGGCAGGCGCTCGACCATGGAGACCGGTAG
- a CDS encoding helix-turn-helix domain-containing protein: protein MSRVLERRKQYLRLMRQATLESGYFTVVDIAEATETPRSTVQDWVNRLIEEGCVLITEEQRGRHAARYAASSVMPESACRRVFTTVDGDEVEIYHECMSGGCAAFCEFHHARAGGALQSVRRDGTLLRERASLGRREVAVGLDPAPAVGIVGVFHEDGYIRQQIRCIGGPAYSLTDMMSLAEGVCGVTVHREGPVVEGEVVTRALAYVAVGIDDTDTGTEGATFALALALLQHLAKLDGVMPIGHRVAMLNPRLKARTAGNSCSCIELAVEPDLVPRIEEAVVRFVAGEAASPEWGVAVRQGFRVPGALRAYGRSAREAVIGREEAERAAGRFGAHLYGGRGVIGALAAVSLIGLPHDVLLDPGRDVCTGWEPVE, encoded by the coding sequence ATGTCCAGGGTTCTTGAGCGGAGAAAGCAGTACCTGCGGCTGATGCGTCAGGCGACGCTCGAGAGTGGCTACTTTACGGTGGTCGATATCGCTGAGGCGACCGAGACCCCCCGGAGCACCGTCCAGGACTGGGTGAATCGTCTCATCGAGGAGGGGTGCGTCCTGATCACGGAGGAGCAGCGGGGGCGGCACGCGGCGCGGTATGCGGCGAGCAGCGTGATGCCGGAGAGCGCCTGCCGCCGGGTCTTCACCACGGTCGACGGCGATGAGGTCGAGATCTACCATGAGTGCATGAGCGGGGGATGTGCGGCCTTCTGCGAGTTCCACCACGCCCGAGCCGGCGGCGCCCTGCAGTCCGTCCGCCGGGACGGGACGCTGCTCCGCGAGCGGGCAAGCCTCGGGCGGCGGGAGGTGGCCGTTGGGCTCGATCCCGCGCCGGCGGTCGGGATCGTCGGCGTCTTCCACGAGGACGGCTACATCCGCCAGCAGATCCGGTGCATCGGCGGCCCGGCCTACTCGCTCACCGATATGATGTCCCTTGCCGAAGGTGTCTGCGGCGTCACCGTACACCGCGAAGGGCCGGTGGTCGAGGGCGAGGTGGTCACCCGGGCGCTCGCCTACGTCGCCGTCGGGATCGACGACACCGATACCGGAACCGAGGGCGCGACCTTCGCCCTCGCCCTCGCTCTCCTCCAGCATCTCGCGAAACTCGACGGCGTCATGCCGATCGGCCACCGCGTGGCGATGCTCAACCCCCGGCTCAAGGCCCGGACGGCCGGGAACTCCTGCAGTTGCATCGAGCTCGCGGTGGAGCCCGATCTCGTGCCGCGGATCGAGGAGGCCGTCGTGCGGTTCGTCGCCGGGGAGGCGGCGTCCCCCGAGTGGGGCGTCGCCGTCCGGCAGGGTTTCCGGGTTCCCGGCGCACTCCGGGCGTACGGGAGAAGCGCGAGGGAGGCGGTGATCGGCCGGGAAGAGGCCGAGAGGGCTGCCGGGCGGTTCGGGGCGCACCTCTACGGCGGCCGTGGCGTCATTGGGGCGCTCGCGGCGGTCTCGCTCATCGGGCTCCCCCACGACGTGCTCCTCGACCCCGGACGGGACGTCTGCACCGGGTGGGAACCGGTGGAGTGA
- the fae gene encoding formaldehyde-activating enzyme translates to MVDLEDALIGEALVGEGPEVAHVDLVIGRRGSSVEQAFVTALASPARGHTPLLAVLTPNIPAKPSTLMVNKVTIKNAGQALLIFGPAQAAVAKAVVDSVAEGVIPEAEADNLLIIASVFIEWDAAEKKKIYDWNYEATKLAIRRAVKGEPAVAEVLAQKDTAKHPFA, encoded by the coding sequence ATGGTTGATCTCGAAGATGCACTCATCGGAGAAGCGCTCGTCGGCGAAGGGCCGGAGGTTGCCCACGTCGATCTGGTCATCGGGAGGAGAGGGAGCAGCGTGGAGCAGGCATTCGTCACGGCTCTCGCATCGCCTGCACGGGGGCACACTCCGCTTCTTGCCGTGCTCACCCCGAACATTCCGGCAAAGCCCTCGACGCTGATGGTCAACAAGGTCACGATCAAGAATGCAGGCCAGGCCCTCCTGATCTTCGGCCCGGCCCAGGCCGCCGTCGCGAAGGCGGTGGTGGACAGCGTTGCGGAAGGTGTCATCCCGGAGGCGGAGGCCGACAATCTGCTGATCATCGCGTCGGTCTTCATCGAGTGGGATGCGGCGGAGAAGAAGAAGATCTACGACTGGAACTACGAGGCGACGAAGCTCGCCATCCGCCGGGCTGTCAAGGGTGAACCGGCGGTTGCCGAGGTGCTTGCACAGAAGGATACGGCGAAGCATCCCTTCGCGTGA
- a CDS encoding DUF169 domain-containing protein produces MEDQMRTEIPYAEIAETLKNALNLRGSPVAVKLAKNPAGIPEGVGPIDETVRHCQMITRARLNGEIFYATADKHVCMGGGWALGLKELTPSLRTGEFYYKLGKFESWAACMRTIRQVPHVPELETYATVYAPLEKTPFDPHVVVIVAEPRAMLKLAQTTLYLLGGRIESTMAGIQSVCADATALPYLTGNVNYSLGCDGSRRFSGIENDELVMGIPAELLPEFARALPIVTAAPGSVK; encoded by the coding sequence ATGGAAGACCAGATGCGCACGGAGATCCCCTACGCGGAGATCGCGGAGACGCTCAAGAACGCTCTCAACCTGCGGGGCTCGCCGGTCGCGGTGAAACTCGCAAAGAACCCCGCGGGCATCCCCGAAGGGGTCGGGCCGATCGACGAGACCGTCCGCCACTGCCAGATGATCACCCGGGCACGGCTGAACGGCGAGATCTTCTACGCGACCGCCGACAAACACGTCTGCATGGGGGGCGGCTGGGCCCTCGGGCTGAAGGAACTCACGCCGAGCCTTCGCACGGGAGAGTTCTACTACAAGCTCGGCAAATTCGAGAGCTGGGCCGCCTGCATGCGGACCATCCGGCAGGTGCCGCATGTCCCGGAACTCGAGACGTATGCGACCGTCTATGCGCCGCTTGAGAAGACGCCGTTCGACCCGCACGTCGTCGTCATCGTCGCTGAACCACGGGCGATGCTGAAACTCGCTCAGACGACGCTCTACCTGCTCGGCGGGCGGATCGAGTCCACGATGGCGGGGATCCAGTCGGTCTGTGCGGACGCGACCGCGCTGCCCTACCTCACCGGCAACGTCAACTACTCGCTCGGGTGCGACGGCTCGCGCCGGTTCTCGGGGATTGAGAATGACGAACTCGTCATGGGCATCCCCGCCGAGCTCCTTCCCGAGTTTGCCCGGGCGCTCCCGATCGTCACCGCCGCACCCGGATCGGTGAAGTGA
- a CDS encoding homoserine dehydrogenase, which yields MRIAILGFGSVGRGIARAILAKNLDIAVTGLADSRSGLIDPAGIDLAAALARKENGGPCGSPDVSPGDVVAKADYDVLVEVTPTNVDDGEPALGHIRGALGRGKHVVTSNKGPIALAYPELRALAAANGVFLKYEATVCGAIPLIHAMQEGLAGNTISRLYGVFNGTCNYILTRMAEDSLTYEQALAEARELGYAEADPTYDVEGIDAGVKLVILANTILDMRTTLDDVERTGITLLTPEALRLAEDQDCTIRLIGEIVPRAGVLRVSPRIIAKAHPLVVEGTLNAVTVETDLAGDLTFIGKGAGSTETASAVIGDLLYIRDRHVQGS from the coding sequence ATGCGGATAGCCATCCTCGGGTTCGGCTCCGTCGGCCGGGGGATCGCCCGGGCAATACTTGCAAAAAACCTCGATATCGCGGTCACCGGCCTTGCCGACTCGCGGAGCGGGCTCATCGATCCGGCCGGGATCGACCTCGCGGCGGCGCTTGCCCGGAAGGAGAACGGCGGCCCCTGCGGCAGCCCGGACGTCAGCCCCGGCGACGTTGTGGCGAAGGCGGATTACGACGTCCTCGTCGAGGTGACCCCGACGAACGTGGATGACGGCGAGCCGGCGCTGGGCCACATCCGGGGAGCCCTCGGGCGGGGCAAACACGTCGTCACCTCGAACAAAGGCCCGATTGCCCTTGCCTATCCGGAACTCCGGGCGCTTGCAGCGGCAAACGGCGTCTTCCTGAAGTACGAAGCGACGGTCTGCGGGGCGATCCCGCTCATCCACGCGATGCAGGAGGGCCTTGCGGGCAACACCATCTCACGGCTCTACGGGGTCTTCAACGGCACCTGCAACTATATCCTGACCCGTATGGCCGAGGACAGCCTCACCTACGAGCAGGCCCTTGCCGAGGCCCGGGAACTCGGGTATGCCGAAGCCGACCCGACCTACGACGTCGAGGGGATCGATGCGGGCGTTAAACTGGTCATCTTGGCAAACACCATCCTGGATATGCGGACCACGCTCGACGACGTGGAGCGGACGGGGATCACCCTCCTGACGCCCGAAGCCCTGCGGCTTGCGGAAGACCAGGACTGCACCATCCGGCTGATCGGCGAGATCGTCCCCCGGGCCGGGGTGCTCCGGGTCTCGCCGCGGATCATTGCAAAAGCGCACCCGCTCGTCGTCGAAGGGACACTCAACGCGGTCACCGTGGAGACGGATCTCGCCGGGGACCTGACGTTCATCGGGAAGGGCGCGGGCTCCACCGAGACCGCCAGCGCGGTGATCGGCGACCTCCTCTATATCCGTGATCGGCATGTCCAGGGTTCTTGA
- a CDS encoding DUF2284 domain-containing protein — protein MRRELEEEIERLSSLARERGAEARRIAAHDVVVAEWVRFKCRFGCKGYGKHMSCPPYAPTPAETERLLAEYSTTLLLRFEGIPGHPGLRPDEIPLDFHPFFRDLILWVNSTVHLLEKTAFYDDFPKAFGFGGYPCIYCEHLHCVAEEHEGVVDESIRRLCRHMDLVRPTMEGAGIDVFSTARKVGWDLHVVPCRDLEYGKIEHGSITSVGLVLIE, from the coding sequence ATGAGACGCGAACTTGAAGAGGAGATCGAGAGACTCTCCTCCCTCGCACGGGAGCGGGGCGCGGAAGCGCGGCGGATAGCGGCCCACGACGTCGTCGTCGCGGAATGGGTGCGGTTCAAGTGCCGGTTCGGGTGCAAGGGCTACGGGAAACACATGTCCTGCCCGCCATACGCCCCCACCCCCGCTGAGACAGAGCGATTGCTCGCCGAGTACAGCACCACCCTCCTTCTCCGGTTCGAGGGCATCCCCGGGCACCCCGGCCTCAGACCCGACGAGATACCGCTCGACTTCCACCCGTTCTTCCGCGACCTCATCCTCTGGGTGAACTCGACGGTGCACCTCCTCGAGAAGACGGCGTTCTACGACGATTTCCCGAAGGCGTTCGGGTTCGGGGGATACCCCTGCATCTACTGCGAGCACCTGCACTGCGTCGCAGAAGAGCACGAAGGGGTCGTCGACGAGAGCATCCGGAGGCTCTGCCGGCATATGGATCTCGTCCGCCCGACGATGGAGGGGGCCGGAATCGACGTCTTTTCCACCGCCCGGAAGGTCGGATGGGACCTGCACGTCGTCCCCTGCCGCGACCTCGAGTACGGGAAGATCGAGCACGGCAGCATCACCTCGGTAGGGCTCGTCCTCATCGAGTGA
- a CDS encoding inositol-3-phosphate synthase — MDSIRIAIVGVGNCASSLLQGIEYYRGKSEKDAIGLMHWELGGYRPSDIEVAAAFDIDARKVGKDVSEAIFSPPNCTTAFCPGMPRTGVPVRMGRVLDGFPGHMQNYKEECRFVLADEEEASREDVIQALMDSGAEMLLNYLPVGSEEAARFYADCALEAGVGLVNNMPVFIASDPAWAARFRERGLPIIGDDVKAQLGATITHRVLVNLFRQRGVRLDRTYQLNTGGNTDFLNMLNRDRLASKRTSKTEAVQSVLEVPLDDDDIHIGPSDYVCWQKDNKVCFLRMEGRLFGDVPMQIDLRLSVEDSPNSGGIVIDAIRCCRLALDRGVGGPLISPSAYFMKHPPVQFRDDEAWHMTEEFIRGARDD, encoded by the coding sequence GTGGACTCGATCAGGATTGCAATCGTGGGCGTCGGGAACTGTGCCAGTTCACTGCTACAGGGGATCGAATACTACCGGGGAAAGAGTGAGAAGGACGCAATCGGGCTGATGCACTGGGAACTCGGCGGCTACCGGCCGTCCGACATCGAGGTGGCTGCGGCGTTCGACATCGATGCGAGGAAGGTCGGAAAAGACGTTTCGGAAGCCATCTTCTCCCCCCCGAACTGCACCACGGCGTTCTGCCCCGGGATGCCGAGAACCGGTGTTCCCGTCCGGATGGGGCGGGTGCTGGACGGTTTTCCCGGGCACATGCAGAACTACAAGGAAGAATGCAGGTTCGTGCTCGCCGATGAGGAGGAGGCGTCCCGCGAGGACGTCATCCAAGCACTCATGGACTCGGGCGCCGAGATGCTGCTCAACTATCTCCCTGTGGGCTCCGAGGAGGCCGCACGATTCTATGCCGATTGTGCGCTGGAGGCGGGCGTCGGCCTCGTCAACAACATGCCGGTCTTCATCGCGAGCGATCCTGCCTGGGCGGCGAGGTTTCGCGAACGCGGCCTTCCGATCATCGGTGACGACGTCAAGGCCCAGCTCGGCGCGACGATCACCCATCGTGTTCTCGTGAACCTCTTCCGGCAGCGGGGAGTGAGGCTCGACCGGACGTATCAGTTGAACACCGGCGGCAACACCGACTTTCTGAACATGCTCAACCGCGACCGCCTCGCCTCGAAGAGGACATCGAAGACCGAGGCGGTGCAGTCGGTGCTCGAGGTGCCTCTCGATGACGACGACATCCACATCGGCCCGAGCGATTACGTCTGCTGGCAGAAGGACAACAAGGTCTGTTTTCTGAGGATGGAAGGGCGGCTATTCGGGGACGTTCCCATGCAGATCGACCTCCGCCTCTCCGTCGAGGACTCGCCCAACTCCGGGGGGATCGTCATCGATGCCATCCGGTGCTGCAGGCTCGCCCTTGATAGGGGTGTCGGCGGCCCGCTGATATCACCGTCCGCCTACTTCATGAAGCATCCTCCGGTGCAGTTCCGGGACGACGAGGCATGGCACATGACCGAGGAGTTCATCCGGGGCGCCCGGGACGACTGA
- a CDS encoding amino acid-binding protein, giving the protein MKLEMRDQPGQLVAALQPISAVGGNIIAVIHQRETPAATETLDVQIVLELPEGRLSRLLELLREQGVNVVRIGEERLLYECTMIMIGHLMHTDLSDTVDRIDTTGSAEVTDLSLAMPAISSPSSARITIRSTTREEMKKAIRILRSVAEQKHLLIIEPLEDA; this is encoded by the coding sequence ATGAAGCTCGAGATGAGGGACCAGCCCGGACAGCTGGTTGCAGCCCTCCAGCCGATCTCGGCTGTCGGGGGAAATATCATCGCGGTTATCCACCAGAGGGAGACTCCGGCGGCTACGGAGACGCTGGACGTCCAGATCGTGCTGGAACTCCCCGAGGGACGTCTTTCGAGGCTCCTTGAACTGCTCCGGGAGCAGGGTGTCAACGTCGTGCGTATCGGCGAGGAACGGCTTCTCTACGAATGCACAATGATCATGATCGGCCATCTGATGCACACGGATCTCTCCGACACGGTCGACCGGATCGACACGACCGGCTCGGCCGAGGTGACGGATCTCTCCCTTGCCATGCCGGCGATCAGTTCCCCGTCTTCGGCCCGGATCACCATCCGTTCGACCACCCGCGAGGAGATGAAGAAGGCGATCCGGATCCTGCGCAGCGTTGCGGAGCAGAAGCATCTCCTCATCATCGAGCCGCTGGAGGATGCATGA